TCTCGCGGGTGCGGCGGACAGGGTCCCACACCCCCGGCCGCCTCCCGAGAACCAGGAAACCTGTCAAGCCGGCCGAGACCCACCCTCCGCAGCCCCCTCGCGCTCCTGCCCAGCCCGGCCCCAGCCCGCCCGACCGCTCCCCTTCTGCCCCTGGCCTCCCGGCTGCACTCTGCCACCTCATTCCTCCCCGGCTGCCTCGCGGCACCGCCACCTCCTCCCCGCGACCTGGGCTCGGGTGGCCCCCCGCCCGGCCCGACCACGTCAGTCCCCCGCGCGGCCCGGTCCCCGCGGCCTCCAGTCCCGAGCTCCAGCCGCGCGCTCCCCGGCCTCGGCCTCCGCGCTCGCCCCGCTCGGCCGCTCCCGGCCCCACTCCCCAACGCCGGCTACCTGGAGGCAAGCGCAGCGGAGCACTTCATCCACGGTCCCAGGTCGCAGAGGGCCCGTGGTCCCGCTTCTTCTCCAGCTCCACATGGTAGGCGCAGATGGAGAGCAGGATCCCGGCGGCGAGGCACACTGCATGTCGGTTACTCTCTCCCACCGCCGCACCGACACTCTCAGCAGGACGGGCGCCGCCACCTTCCTCCCTCCGCCGCTGCCGCCGACGCCGCCTCCCTCcgcctccctctgcctccatctcaGCCCGTCTGGGTCCCACACAGCCGCCACCGCAAcagccaccgccgccgccgccgcgccccATTGGTTCGGTCGCCCATTCCAGCCCCGCCCCGACAGGCGTGCGGCCAACCGCCCTGAACCAAGTGAGGCCTGCGGGGCGGGGAAGGCGAGCGCCGTCGCGGAGGGAGGGGGCGGAGCACGCAACCCCCGGGAGGCCGGATGGCCGGCAAAGACTGAGGCGGGCGCGCGGGAAAGGTGCGCTCCAGGAGTGGGGCCCGGGAAGGGGTGGGGCCCGGGCGAGAGAGGGGCGGGGCGGTGAAGGGCGGGGTCTGGAGGGGCAGGGCCCCGgtggggcggggccgggcgggaCCGGGCGGCTAGCGCGGGAGGGACTTAGGGGACCGGTGCAAGGAACACATTGCAAGGATGCTACTGTGGGTGACTGGGGGAGACCTCGGCCCCTCCCTCTGGATTGTcatcctttttccctttttcgtCGTTATCAGTTGATATTTCTGACCCAATCCAAATCAACCCTGGCAATGCTGGGAAATTTAGAGCCACACTCCTATGACCTCATCTTCCCACTACCAACTCTGGGCACTCTGTGTTCAACCtgtgcaaaactttttttttttaatgtgcaaaagtatgttttgaattaaaaaactgtttttacaaaatgatttatgggctggcggggtggctcacagcctgtaatcccaacgctttgggaggccgaggcaggtggatcacttgaggtcaggagttcgagaccagcctggtctacatagtgaaacccccatctctaattaaaaaaaaaaaaaaaaaaaaaaaaaaaagccgagtgtagtggtgggcgcctgtaatcccagctactcgggaggctgaggcatgagaattgctgcaacccaggaggcagagatcgtgccactgcactccagtctgggtgatagagtgaaagactcaacaacaacaacaacaacttacgAATGCCTTGCTTCTCTATAAGCTGAATTTGAGGTGGTTTGCCATAATTCaaatcatatagaaaaatataaagatgagCTAATACAATCAggacaaagaaaaccaaaagtcagaataaaatgaaaggccAGGAATCAGAACACAGATAAGCAGGCTATAGGGgcttacaaaattattaaaattgcgTCGTAAATttggctctgagcttcctggtggcCAAAACTAAAAGGGAAACAAATGTATATGCTTTCTCACTGTCTTCAAGAAGAAACACAGTGTTCTTGGAGATTTTCAGTGTTTCCCTGGTTGCAGCTTTCAATTTTTCAGGGGCTTTATATAGTGATTTTGAGTAATAAGCAATATCCTTGTAATCGTTATCTCTTGTTGGGTAAAAATTGCTCCCAATTCAGCAGCTTAATaaacaataaacttttttttttctcacagtttccATGGGCTAGGAATCTGGGTGAGGTTAGCTGTGTCCTCTGGCTCAGGCTCTCACCAGGATACAATCGAGctgtcagccagggctgcagcTCTCTCAAGGCTTCAGAATCCTCTTTCAAACCCCCTTCCGCGGCTGCTGGCAGGCCTCAGGTTCTCTCTGGCTGTGGGCTGGAGACAtccagtgtttcaccatgttggccaggctggacttgaactccttacctcaggtgattcacccgccttggcctcccaaagtcctggaattacaggcatgagccaccgtgcctggtttttttcatttgattattttgttttttgttttttgctataaGGTCTAgttctgtccctcaggctggagtgcagtggtgcaaccatggctcactgcagcctctatctcctgggctcaagtgattctcccctctcagcctcctgagaactggcactacaggctcgtgccaccacatctgatgAAGGTTTTCTCTTGctatgcaggctggagtgcaatggcctgatctcagctcactacaaattctgcctcccaggttcaagcaattctcctgtctcagcctcccaaatagctggaaatacaggcattcgccatcacactggctaatttttgtattttaagtagggatggggtttcactatgttggcctgactggtcttgaactcctgacctcaggtgatccaccagcctcaacctcccaaagtgctgggattacaggcatgagccactgcacctggcacacctggttcagtttttaaatgttatttttgcagagacagggttctctgtacgttgcccaggctggtctcgaaatgtTACCCTCACATGATCCtaccccttcagcctcccaaagtgctagaattcgaggcatgagtcaccgtgcccaaaCTCATTCTCTTTCAATTAGCTCAGTTTCAATTTCTTATTATAGAAATACCATCAAATAGAAAATGTCAATGTTAAGCAGGATTTCCATGTAAAGATGGCAAAtcacaaaatcttccttccttgatacttattcattctttttttgttctttttatttatttattttttgagatggagtctcactctgtcactcaggctggagtgtagttgcacaatcttagctcactgcaatatccacctcccagattcaagtggttctcctgcctccgcctccccagtagttgggattacaagtgtgcaccaccatgcccagctaatttttgtatttttagcagagacgaggtttcaccatgttggccaggctggtctcgaactcctaacccgaggtgatccacctgcctcggcctctcaaaatgctggggttacaggcatgaaccactacagcCGGCCCCTTGATACTTATTCATTCTAATGACATTTATtgtgtgcctactatgtgccaagtactgtatTAGGTTCTGAGAGTGAATAAGATGGGACTCCTGCCGCAGGGAGCCTCTGTTCTGATTTGGTGTGAGTTTGGGAGGAGGACATACAGACAAGCAATTCAATAAATAGCAAGCTGAATTTTGAGTGTGATATCTGCTTTGGGaaaacccggcaggtggaggcaATGAAAAGCAGGATGATTCCCCCTCCACAGGATGAGGGAGGATTTCTCTGCCAAGGTGATATGGGAGCTGAGGTCTGAAACATGAGAAATATCCAGCTTCAGCAGGAGGTATGGGAAGTCCATTTCGGGCAGGGgagagcatgtgcaaaggtcctgaagAGGGAAACCACTTGGCATTTACAGGAGTAGAAAAGCAGCCCAGATGCCTGCTGCACAATGAGCAAGAGGAAAAGAATAGAGGGTGGCAGGCAGGGTCAGATCATGCTAggattggtttgtttttttaagagacatggtctcgctctatcacccaggctggagtgcagtggggcaatcatagctcactgcagcctcaacctcccgggttcaagggatcctgttgtctcagcctcccaaggagctgggactactggcatgagccccaccatgcctggctaagttttttattattagagacaggagtcttgttatgttgcctaggtgggtctcggtctcaaactcccagactcaagtgatcatcccatcCTGGCCCCAAAAAACACTGGCATTACAGGTGGATGTCCCACATCTGGCCAAGATAGGGAGTTTTAAAtgctttacttttaatttttgtgggtacttagtaggtatatatatttatggggtgcatgagatgttttgatacaggcatgtaatgtgtaataatcacaggAGGGTTACTGGGATACCCATCACCTTAAGCGTTTGTCCTTTCTTTGctttacaaacaatccaattacgcTCTTATcgcttttttgctttgttttgtttgttttgttttgagatggagtctatctctgtcacctgggttggagtgcagtggtgtgatcttggctcactgcaacctccacccccctcatccaggtttaagcgattctcctgcctcagcctcctgcgtagctgggactacaggtgtgtgccatcacacttggccaatttttgtatttttagtggagactgggttttgccatgttggtcacgctggtctcgaactcctgacctcaggtgatccccctgccttggcgtcccaaagtgctgggattacaaacataagccaccacatctgacctcttttagctatttttaaatatgcaataaattattgtttactacagtcaccctgttgtactaccaaatactacatcttattcattctaactgtatttttgtacccattaatgaTTCCTGTGCACCCCCTCCagcccactacccttcccagattctggtaatcatcattctactctctatttttgagttcaattgttttaatttgtagcACCCACAAATGACTGGGAACATgcaaaatttgcatttctgtgtctggcttattttaattaacataatgatcttcagTTCTACCCACGTTGCCGCAAATAACAGGATTCTATTCTTtctcatggctgaataatactccattgtgtgtatgtaacaCATCTTCTCtatccatttacctgttgatatacacttagattgcttccagtcttagctattgtgaatagtgttgcaataaatgcagaaatgcagatatttcttcaatatactgattttctttctttgggatatatacTTAGCAGTAGGATTACTGGATTATAAAGTAGCTCTACTTTTAGCCTTTTGAGGACACTCCAAACCGTTCtctgtagtggttgtactaatgtacattcccaccaacagtgtaccagggttcccttttctccacatcctcaatagaatttgttattgcctgtcttttggatataaagcATTTTTAACTGGGGTGGgatgatagctcattgtagttttgatttctgtttctctgatgatcaatgatgttgagcacattttcaaatacccatttgtcatttgtatgtcttcttttgagaaatgtctattctgatcttttgtccattttaaaatcagattattagattttttttttcctgttgagagagaaaaaaacaatgaaaggaaggaaggaaggaaaaggaaagaaggagaaagaaagaaaagaaagagaaagaaagaaagaaagaaagaaagaaagaaagaaagaaagaaagaaagaaagaaagaaagaaagaaagaaaaaaagaaaagaaagaaaaaagaaagaaggaaggaaagaaagaaaggaagaaggaaggaaggaaggaaggaaggaaggaaggaaggaaggaaggaaggaaggaaggaaggaaagaaagaaaaaagaaagaaagaaagaaagaaagagaaagaaagaaagaaaaagaaagaaagaaagagagagaaagaaagaaagaaagaaagaaagagagagaagattgtGTGCAGAGATAGAGAAGTACATAGTAATCAAAGGGCAAACCGTATACCTGGAAAAACTAGTACAGAATGACTGGCCTGGAGCCAACCCTGGCTAAACTATTGAATTTCAATGATAAAGAAAGTATTCCAGTGGCCTTTGGGCAGGAAAACATAAGTACATGTGGGAAGAACCTCCAGCCAGCCTCAGAGCTTCCCATAACCCCAGCCAAAGCTAGATGACAATAAAGTCagaagttaaaggaaaaactgaagaaaaggaaaatgaatcaaGAATATTCTcccaggccaggcgcgatggctgaacgcctgcaatcccagcactttgagaggccgaggcgggcagatcacctgaggtcaggagttcgagaccagcctggtcaagatggtgaagcatcatctctactaaaaaacaaaaatttccaagcgtggtagtgtgcacctgtaatcccagctactcaggaggctgaggcaggagaatcgcttgaacccgggaggcggaggttacactGAGACGAGATCGccccagtgtactccagcctgggcgacagagcaagattctgtctcaaaaaataaataaataaataaataaataaataataaaaataaaaagaaatagctatCCAAGTACAAACGCATTAAACAGAAACTCTCAAACATGCACCAATTCAAAAAATACAGCAGCTGTAGGTAAAAATAGAAACTGCAGATTAAAAAGAATCATgatacttttattatcttttttcataattttaatgaaTGTTGAATAAAAAGATATCACTTTCACATAGGCATTTATCTGAAGTTCAGAATTTCTCCCACCTTACTTTAGTTTCTTCAGCTTCTTACTTTAGTTTCTTCAGCTTCTGTTGTATCAAGCAAAatgaaagttatatatatttgaactaaaacacatacaaaatacgtaaagttatttgtttttttttagagtgtcgctctattgccaggctggagtgtagtggtgtgatctcagctcaatctaacctacgcctcccaggttcaagcgattctcctgcctcaccctcccaagaagatgggattacaggcacccatcaccatgtccagctaatttttgtatttttagtagagtcagtgtttcactatgttggccaggattatctctaactcctgacctcatgatctgcccaccttggcctcccaaagtgctgagattacaggcctgagccaccacaccaggcaaagttatttttaatgcattaataTATCAACTTACCTAACTGCCTATTTGCAAAAAAAGGGGTATaaattatcaacttttttttttttttttttccgagacagagtctgtctctgttgcccaggctggagtggaatgatgtaatcttgactcactgcaacctctgcctccgaggctcaagtgattcttgtgcctcagccaggCATGGGCTACCAGGCCTGGCGATATCACTTAATGTTGAGTTATTTCTTGGTGGCTGAAAATTTCATGATTTATTACTggcttctttgtacttttttttttctctctctctcttctctctctctccccctccctctctctgacagggtctcactctgttacgtaggctgcagtctcaaactcctgggttctagtgatccacatgcctcagcctcccgagtacctgagactacaggtgcatattataactgggttttaattttttatagagatgagatcttgctatgttcctcatgctggtctcatactcctggccttgagcaatcCTTCTACCCTGCCTTtcaaaagtgttgggatgacaggtgtaagGTATAGCACCCGGCCTGCTTTGTACTTTTCTATAGGACTTAGATTTTATATAATAACTACAAACAATTTTTACAAAAGCAATAGTCattctaaactttttaaaattaagcagtGATTAAGAATGAGCCACAGAAAGTAATATTAATTCAGCACCTATTATATACTAGATATTTTGCATATAGCAAATCACATAGTCCACATATCAAGGCAAGaattataatctttattttccaGGAGGAAAAACTGTGGATTACAAGCCTTTGTTCATTCTAGAGTTACACAGCTGCTGCCAAAACAAGTGCCCTCTTCCCAGAAGCCTGCTCCCTGCTGGTTTTATCAAATTCTACCCCCCACTTCCTCAGCCACATCTGTGAGCAAgaatgttcacacacacacatttctgctATATTCCATCTGCCTAGGCCAGGAGCTTGTCATGACAAACCAAATGCAATACCTATTTCCTGACCAAACCTGTTATTCAGTATCTCTGTGATTTGAGAAATGGTTTGATTTCATTCTGACAAGGATCACAATGAGGTCTTAAAATAAGTTAGAATTACAAATCATCCTAGTCTATGTGAAAGGGTGTGATTTTCAGATATACCCAGCCCTTTGAGATGCTCTGCTGGAAGGTGGTTGAGGTGCAAAGTACTATTGACTCACGGTCATCTTGGTCCATTGTCATTAATAATGATAGTTTGTACTTCTTTCGTGTTTGTGCTAAAGGTGGTttcaaaaccaggaagaagcttaTCAATTTCTAGGTATTCAAATATCTATTTCACactgtatatgtgcatgtgtgtatgctatgaaaatatatacacacatatattcacatacgaatacatacacacacatatttatatatttacattatactaaaaaaaagtaattttttttttttgagatagagtctcactctgtcacccaggctggagtgcagtggcataatctcagctcactgccacctccgcatcccagattcaagcaattctcctgcctcaccctctggagtagctgggattataggcacctgccaccacacctggctaacttttggtagagatggggtttcaccaccttggacaggctggtcttgaact
Above is a genomic segment from Macaca thibetana thibetana isolate TM-01 chromosome 3, ASM2454274v1, whole genome shotgun sequence containing:
- the LOC126950901 gene encoding SH3 and multiple ankyrin repeat domains protein 1-like, giving the protein MDQDDLPPALAARSRPAPPHRGPAPPDPALHRPAPLSPGPHPFPGPTPGAHLSRAPASVFAGHPASRGLRAPPPPSATALAFPAPQASLGSGRLAARLSGRGWNGRPNQWGAAAAAVAVAVAAVWDPDGLRWRQREAEGGGVGGSGGGRKVAAPVLLRVSVRRWERVTDMQCASPPGSCSPSAPTMWSWRRSGTTGPLRPGTVDEVLRCACLQVDIIPLITKADTISKHDLQMFKSKIMSELISSGIQIYQLPTDEETAAQANSSINMLLPFAVVGSMGEVKVAERMVRGHHYPWGVLQVFPICFFVPGIWSHAVSDICLGDGGSLTSHGGGKSFER